From Humisphaera borealis, the proteins below share one genomic window:
- the lepB gene encoding signal peptidase I → MSQEIANSPNPSPENSPSAPSAASPTTNATEPKPKWTFGRFFREQIRPLIVLILVLMAARSTLADWNDVPTGSMNPTILEGDRIFVNKLSYGLKIPFTTIHVTRWGHPERGEVVVFFAPHDGTRMVKRVLGAPGDVIELVNNRLIVNGKHADYLPPDAKVIGDYPVVRSVGVKFGTEALGDQKHPVMFTPARSGKPDFGPITVPEGKYLLIGDNRDNSFDSRYWGMVDESEIVGRAIGVAASFEPGGFLSARWGRFFRSLP, encoded by the coding sequence ATGTCCCAAGAGATCGCAAACAGCCCGAATCCCAGCCCCGAGAACTCGCCGAGCGCGCCATCTGCCGCGAGCCCGACGACGAACGCGACCGAACCGAAGCCGAAGTGGACGTTCGGCCGGTTCTTTCGCGAGCAGATCCGCCCGCTGATCGTGCTCATCCTCGTGCTGATGGCCGCTCGCTCGACGCTCGCCGACTGGAATGACGTTCCGACCGGCTCGATGAACCCGACGATCCTCGAAGGGGATCGGATCTTCGTGAACAAGCTGTCGTACGGCCTGAAGATCCCCTTCACGACCATTCACGTCACCCGCTGGGGGCATCCCGAGCGGGGAGAAGTGGTGGTGTTCTTCGCGCCTCACGATGGCACGCGCATGGTAAAGCGCGTGCTGGGCGCGCCCGGCGATGTCATCGAGCTGGTGAACAACCGCCTGATCGTCAACGGCAAACACGCCGATTACCTGCCGCCCGATGCGAAAGTGATCGGCGACTATCCCGTGGTCCGGTCGGTCGGTGTGAAGTTCGGCACCGAAGCGCTCGGCGATCAGAAACACCCGGTCATGTTCACGCCCGCTCGATCGGGCAAGCCCGATTTCGGGCCGATCACCGTCCCCGAGGGTAAGTATCTGCTGATCGGCGACAACCGCGACAACAGCTTCGATTCCCGCTACTGGGGCATGGTCGATGAGAGCGAGATCGTCGGCAGGGCGATCGGCGTTGCCGCGTCGTTCGAGCCGGGTGGATTTCTGTCGGCACGGTGGGGACGGTTCTTCCGGTCGCTTCCCTAA
- the araD gene encoding L-arabinonate dehydratase: MSQTKSSRKTPDQLRSARWFAPDDLRSFGHRSRLKQMGFSEADYVGKPVIAILNTWNDLSQCHTHFPERVEQIKRGILQAGGFPVEIPVMSLSEMFMKPSAMYYRNLLAMEVEENLRCHPIDGAVLVGGCDKTTPGLIMGATSADLPCIYVPAGPMLAGNWKGTRLGSGTDSWKYWAEKCAGNLPDCDWRGVEEGIARSPGTCMTMGTASTMTAIAETLGLSLPGASSIPAVHSAHGRMAAESGRRAVELVWQDLRPSKLLAREAFDNAITVDMAIGGSTNAIVHLIAMAGRAGIKLPLERFDELSQRTPVVANLRPSGEYLMEDFYDAGGLPALLNRIRHLLHTDVITVNGRTLGENVAGAEIINSKVIVPEGKELSQAGATFILRGNLAPDGCVIKPTAAEPRLLKHTGPAVVFENYEELKKGIDDESLPITADSVIVLKCGGPIGAPSMPEWGMLPIPKRLLKQGIRDMVRISDARMSGTSYGTCVLHVAPESAVGGPFALVRTGDLIELDVQARRIHLHVSDEELAVRRSQWIAPERRYERGYAALFAHEVTQANEGCDFRFLHAGKATPEPDIY, translated from the coding sequence ATGTCGCAAACCAAATCGTCGCGCAAGACCCCCGATCAACTCCGCTCCGCACGCTGGTTCGCGCCAGACGACCTGCGATCCTTCGGCCATCGCTCCCGGCTGAAGCAGATGGGTTTCTCCGAGGCCGATTATGTCGGCAAGCCGGTCATCGCCATCCTGAACACCTGGAATGATCTCTCGCAGTGCCACACGCATTTCCCCGAACGTGTCGAGCAGATCAAGCGTGGCATCCTGCAGGCCGGCGGATTTCCGGTCGAGATCCCCGTGATGTCGCTCTCGGAAATGTTCATGAAGCCGTCGGCGATGTATTACCGCAATCTGCTGGCGATGGAGGTGGAGGAGAACCTGCGATGCCACCCGATTGACGGCGCGGTGCTCGTCGGCGGGTGCGACAAGACCACGCCGGGGCTGATCATGGGGGCGACGTCCGCCGACCTGCCTTGCATTTACGTGCCCGCCGGGCCCATGCTCGCCGGCAACTGGAAGGGCACTCGCCTCGGCAGCGGCACCGACAGCTGGAAGTACTGGGCCGAGAAGTGCGCCGGGAACCTCCCCGATTGCGATTGGCGGGGCGTCGAAGAAGGCATCGCCCGCAGCCCCGGCACCTGTATGACCATGGGTACCGCCAGCACCATGACCGCAATCGCCGAGACGCTGGGGTTGTCGCTGCCTGGCGCCAGCAGCATTCCCGCGGTTCACTCGGCACACGGCCGAATGGCAGCCGAGAGCGGGCGGCGGGCGGTCGAGCTCGTCTGGCAGGATCTGCGGCCGTCAAAACTGCTCGCCAGGGAAGCGTTCGACAACGCGATTACCGTGGATATGGCGATTGGCGGATCGACCAACGCGATCGTTCACCTGATCGCGATGGCGGGGCGGGCCGGCATCAAGCTGCCGCTCGAGCGCTTTGACGAGCTGAGCCAGCGCACGCCCGTCGTCGCCAACCTTCGCCCCAGCGGCGAATACCTGATGGAGGACTTCTACGACGCCGGCGGCCTGCCCGCGCTGCTGAACCGTATCCGCCATCTGCTGCACACGGACGTCATCACGGTCAACGGAAGGACACTCGGCGAGAACGTCGCCGGGGCCGAGATCATCAACTCGAAAGTGATCGTTCCCGAGGGGAAGGAGCTGAGCCAGGCGGGTGCCACGTTCATCCTGCGCGGCAATCTCGCCCCTGACGGCTGCGTGATCAAACCGACCGCCGCCGAGCCGCGACTGCTCAAGCACACCGGCCCCGCGGTGGTGTTCGAAAACTACGAGGAGCTCAAGAAGGGGATTGACGACGAATCGCTGCCGATCACGGCCGACAGCGTGATCGTGCTGAAGTGTGGCGGGCCGATCGGGGCACCCAGCATGCCCGAGTGGGGGATGTTGCCGATTCCCAAGCGGCTCCTGAAGCAGGGCATCCGCGACATGGTGCGCATCAGCGACGCCCGCATGAGCGGCACCAGTTACGGGACGTGCGTTCTACATGTGGCTCCCGAAAGCGCCGTAGGCGGGCCGTTCGCCCTGGTTCGGACCGGGGATCTGATCGAGCTCGACGTTCAGGCTCGCAGAATCCATCTTCATGTCAGCGACGAAGAACTGGCCGTTCGTCGAAGCCAATGGATCGCGCCGGAGCGTCGATACGAGCGCGGCTATGCTGCTTTGTTTGCACATGAAGTGACCCAAGCCAACGAAGGGTGCGACTTCAGGTTCCTGCACGCCGGGAAAGCAACTCCAGAGCCCGACATCTATTGA
- a CDS encoding STAS domain-containing protein, translated as MDFQVEPAVITPIPEGFSAKLIGSIHTNTAWIEGEFKKVVAAKPKLVEVDLSETTFLSSMGIGVLVWLYNHVQETGGVVKIVAIRKRVLSSLKLSRLDSLFKTASARIVPD; from the coding sequence ATGGATTTCCAGGTCGAACCGGCTGTCATCACCCCAATTCCCGAGGGGTTCTCGGCAAAACTCATCGGGTCGATCCATACCAACACGGCGTGGATTGAAGGGGAGTTCAAGAAGGTGGTCGCGGCCAAGCCGAAGCTGGTGGAGGTCGACCTTTCCGAGACGACGTTCCTGTCATCGATGGGAATTGGCGTCCTGGTATGGCTTTACAACCACGTCCAGGAAACGGGCGGAGTTGTAAAGATTGTCGCGATTCGCAAGCGCGTTCTGTCGAGCCTGAAGCTTTCCCGGCTTGATTCGCTGTTCAAGACGGCATCGGCCCGCATTGTGCCTGATTAG
- a CDS encoding cyclic nucleotide-binding domain-containing protein — translation MDSKFLEGIPLFSSLTPLERDKLAVYFEVRQVAMGTTLFWVGEIGDEFFLIKRGQVSISVPDQGGKEIILADLGPGAVFGEIALLDSGPRTATARARSDAEVLVLQRSAFADFITEHPPFALHVMKVLGTRQRQTVEKLRGIRNLDEIIEERLTRWEQIATGIATMASSKWFLLTHAVAFVSWIIANLVLPPKVAIDPFPFPFLCFWASTEAIFLSLFILVAQDQQSRKDRTRTELEYQVALKMQVEMMQLHQKLDTLIDGQEADLERRRKEDKDIPRSPLHLTLRTDLARTASDLSQSDAAV, via the coding sequence ATGGACAGTAAGTTTCTTGAAGGCATTCCACTCTTTTCGTCGCTGACGCCGCTCGAGCGAGACAAGCTCGCGGTCTACTTTGAGGTTCGCCAGGTTGCGATGGGAACGACCCTGTTCTGGGTCGGGGAGATCGGGGACGAGTTCTTCTTAATCAAGCGGGGTCAGGTCTCGATCAGCGTTCCGGACCAGGGTGGTAAAGAGATCATTCTGGCCGACCTCGGGCCCGGAGCGGTTTTCGGCGAAATCGCGTTGTTGGATAGCGGCCCGCGCACTGCGACCGCCAGGGCACGGTCGGACGCGGAGGTTCTTGTTCTTCAGCGTTCGGCGTTTGCCGATTTTATTACGGAGCATCCGCCTTTCGCCCTGCATGTCATGAAGGTGCTGGGCACCCGTCAACGGCAGACGGTGGAAAAACTCCGCGGTATCAGGAATCTTGACGAGATCATCGAAGAGCGGCTCACCCGGTGGGAACAGATCGCGACGGGCATCGCGACGATGGCCAGCAGCAAGTGGTTCCTGCTGACCCACGCCGTCGCGTTTGTGAGCTGGATTATCGCGAATCTCGTCCTCCCACCAAAAGTCGCGATTGACCCGTTTCCGTTCCCCTTTCTGTGTTTCTGGGCCTCGACCGAAGCCATTTTCCTCTCGCTGTTCATCCTCGTCGCCCAGGATCAGCAGTCGCGCAAAGATCGAACCCGTACAGAGTTGGAGTACCAGGTTGCCCTGAAGATGCAGGTCGAGATGATGCAGTTGCATCAGAAACTCGACACGCTTATCGATGGCCAGGAAGCTGACCTTGAACGTCGCCGCAAGGAAGATAAAGACATCCCACGGTCACCCTTGCATCTGACGCTGAGAACGGACCTGGCGCGAACGGCGTCGGATCTGTCGCAATCGGATGCCGCTGTGTGA
- the rpsJ gene encoding 30S ribosomal protein S10 — MTGDRIRIRMEAYDHRALDASAKEIVEHAKRTNARVCGPIPLPTRVERYTVLRSPHIDKKSREQFEMRTHKRIIDILDFGPRTVDALNRLVVPAGVFVKIKA, encoded by the coding sequence ATGACCGGTGACCGGATTAGAATTCGTATGGAAGCCTACGACCATCGGGCCCTGGATGCCTCGGCAAAAGAAATTGTCGAGCATGCCAAGCGGACCAATGCCCGTGTGTGCGGCCCGATTCCCTTGCCGACCCGTGTCGAGCGTTACACCGTCCTGCGTAGCCCTCACATCGATAAGAAGTCCCGTGAACAGTTCGAGATGCGGACCCACAAACGCATTATCGACATTCTCGACTTCGGTCCCCGGACCGTCGATGCGCTGAACCGCCTGGTCGTTCCGGCCGGTGTGTTCGTGAAGATCAAGGCCTGA
- the rplC gene encoding 50S ribosomal protein L3: MTPALLGKKIGMTRVYDAAGKVIPVTVVECQPNAITQIKTVETDGYNAVQLGFDDIRAKLSNFPLIGHCAKAGVGPKRSFAEIRLKNPTDKKAGEAVAVGIFDGVQYVDVIGTSKGKGFAGAMKRHHFGGQPASHGTERKHRSRGSICSYASNRGHTGKPKKGLRMAGHMGNERVTCSNLALVKVDAEKNILLIKGAVPGSNGGLVFVRKALTARDKKPA, from the coding sequence ATGACACCAGCACTGCTCGGCAAGAAAATCGGCATGACCCGCGTCTATGACGCGGCCGGCAAGGTGATTCCCGTCACCGTCGTCGAATGTCAGCCCAACGCGATTACCCAGATCAAAACGGTCGAGACCGACGGCTACAACGCCGTTCAGCTCGGCTTTGACGACATCCGCGCCAAGCTCAGCAATTTCCCGCTGATTGGTCACTGTGCCAAGGCGGGCGTAGGCCCCAAGCGCAGCTTCGCCGAGATTCGTCTGAAGAACCCCACTGACAAGAAGGCCGGAGAGGCCGTTGCAGTGGGGATTTTTGATGGCGTTCAGTACGTTGACGTCATCGGAACCAGCAAGGGCAAGGGTTTCGCCGGTGCGATGAAGCGGCATCACTTCGGTGGTCAGCCCGCGTCGCACGGTACCGAACGCAAGCACCGCTCGCGTGGTTCGATCTGTTCGTACGCCAGCAACCGTGGTCACACCGGCAAGCCCAAGAAGGGGCTTCGCATGGCCGGCCACATGGGCAACGAACGCGTCACCTGCAGCAACCTGGCCCTGGTGAAGGTTGACGCCGAGAAGAACATTCTCCTCATCAAGGGTGCGGTGCCGGGTTCCAACGGCGGCCTGGTGTTCGTTCGCAAGGCGCTGACCGCCCGCGACAAGAAGCCGGCTTAA
- the rplD gene encoding 50S ribosomal protein L4: MIEVPVFNQNGQEIEKLQVDEAKLGGKINNALLKQAVVMYHANKRQGTVRTQARGEVAGSTRKMFKQKGTGNARTGGIRNPIKVGGGHAKQRRPKDWRQALPKKARRAARNAAILSKIESKEIRIIDDIKLDQPKTKLMAQIFKALGIERTCLFAVDGRNETIERSARNIDRTTLTTVAQLNAWDILKNRVLLVTKAGFQEILDGKKKEATV; this comes from the coding sequence ATGATCGAAGTCCCAGTATTCAATCAGAACGGCCAGGAGATCGAAAAGCTCCAGGTCGACGAAGCCAAGCTCGGCGGCAAGATCAACAACGCGCTGCTCAAGCAGGCCGTTGTGATGTACCACGCCAACAAGCGTCAGGGCACCGTCCGGACGCAGGCCCGTGGTGAAGTCGCCGGCTCGACCCGAAAGATGTTCAAGCAGAAGGGCACCGGCAACGCCCGTACCGGCGGTATCCGCAACCCGATCAAGGTCGGTGGCGGTCACGCCAAGCAGCGTCGTCCGAAGGACTGGCGCCAAGCCCTGCCGAAGAAGGCCCGCCGCGCCGCCCGCAACGCCGCGATCCTGTCGAAGATCGAATCCAAGGAGATTCGCATTATCGACGACATCAAGCTCGATCAGCCCAAGACCAAGCTGATGGCCCAGATCTTCAAGGCCCTCGGCATCGAGCGGACCTGCCTGTTCGCGGTTGACGGTCGCAACGAGACCATCGAGCGATCGGCCCGCAACATCGACCGCACCACGCTCACGACGGTGGCCCAGCTCAATGCCTGGGACATCCTCAAGAACCGCGTGCTGCTGGTGACCAAGGCCGGGTTCCAGGAGATCCTGGACGGCAAGAAGAAAGAAGCGACGGTCTAA
- the rplW gene encoding 50S ribosomal protein L23, with translation MEHTRIIIRPLVTEKSTHQQATRNVYSFEVDKRADKTQIKQAVEKLYDVKVVDVRTMTRKGKSRRTKVGFVEGSNWKRALVVLDENSRIELF, from the coding sequence ATGGAACACACACGAATCATCATCCGCCCCCTGGTGACGGAAAAGAGCACTCACCAGCAGGCCACCCGCAACGTTTACTCGTTCGAGGTGGACAAGCGTGCGGATAAGACGCAGATCAAGCAGGCCGTCGAAAAGCTGTACGACGTCAAGGTCGTCGATGTCCGCACAATGACCCGCAAGGGCAAGAGCCGCCGCACGAAGGTCGGCTTCGTCGAAGGCAGCAACTGGAAGCGCGCACTGGTCGTGCTGGATGAGAACTCGAGGATTGAACTGTTCTAA
- the rplB gene encoding 50S ribosomal protein L2 codes for MAIKFYNPTTPGRRQGSVLDYKSVITKNKPERSLTVGQTRANGRNHHGVITAHGKGGGNKRLYRLIDFRRDKDGVDAVVEAIEYDPNRSCHIALLKYTDGEKRYILAPNGLVVGAKVQSGETAAPEVGNAMPLSAIPTGLEIHNIEMNPGQGGKLVRAAGMVARLSAKEGEWSVVILPSGEMRRVKSKCRATIGQVGNLDWINVSIGKAGRNRHRGIRPKTRAKAKNPIDHPLGGGEGRSNGGRHPVSKTGVPAKGGITRSPKKASEKLILRRRKFGRFQQRPQTVNV; via the coding sequence ATGGCAATCAAGTTTTACAACCCGACGACTCCCGGCCGCCGCCAAGGCTCCGTGCTCGACTACAAGTCGGTCATCACGAAGAACAAGCCCGAGCGATCGCTGACGGTCGGCCAGACCCGCGCCAATGGGCGCAACCACCATGGTGTCATCACGGCTCATGGCAAGGGTGGTGGTAACAAGCGGCTCTATCGGTTGATCGACTTCCGCCGCGACAAGGACGGCGTCGACGCCGTCGTCGAGGCGATCGAATACGATCCCAATCGCTCCTGCCACATCGCCCTCCTGAAGTACACGGACGGCGAAAAGCGCTACATCCTAGCCCCCAACGGCCTGGTCGTCGGTGCCAAGGTGCAGAGCGGTGAGACCGCCGCTCCTGAAGTCGGCAACGCCATGCCGCTGTCGGCGATCCCGACGGGCCTGGAAATCCACAACATCGAAATGAACCCCGGGCAGGGCGGCAAGCTCGTTCGCGCCGCCGGCATGGTCGCCCGGCTGTCGGCCAAAGAAGGCGAGTGGTCGGTCGTCATTCTGCCCTCCGGCGAAATGCGTCGGGTGAAGAGCAAGTGCCGCGCCACCATCGGCCAGGTCGGCAACCTCGACTGGATCAACGTCAGCATCGGCAAGGCCGGTCGCAATCGTCATCGCGGCATTCGCCCGAAGACCCGCGCCAAGGCCAAGAACCCGATCGACCATCCGCTGGGTGGTGGTGAAGGTCGCAGCAACGGCGGTCGTCATCCGGTCAGCAAGACGGGTGTCCCGGCCAAGGGTGGCATCACCCGCAGCCCGAAGAAGGCCAGCGAGAAGCTGATCCTCCGCCGTCGCAAGTTCGGCCGATTCCAGCAGCGGCCGCAGACGGTGAATGTTTAA
- the rpsS gene encoding 30S ribosomal protein S19, whose protein sequence is MSRSAKKGPFVNEKLFRKVAVLNERRAKSPIKTWARACTIIPEFVGHTFEVHNGNKHVRVFVTEDMVGHKLGEFSPTRTFRGHTAKKAGPAA, encoded by the coding sequence ATGAGCAGAAGCGCAAAAAAAGGCCCGTTCGTCAACGAGAAGCTGTTCCGCAAGGTCGCGGTTCTCAACGAGCGTCGTGCCAAGTCGCCGATCAAGACCTGGGCCCGGGCTTGCACGATCATCCCGGAGTTCGTCGGACATACGTTCGAGGTCCACAACGGGAACAAGCACGTGCGCGTGTTCGTGACCGAGGACATGGTCGGACACAAGCTCGGTGAGTTTTCGCCGACCCGTACGTTCCGCGGCCATACCGCCAAGAAGGCCGGCCCGGCGGCTTAA
- the rplV gene encoding 50S ribosomal protein L22, whose product MAFTAKHRYARISPRKARLLMDLIRGRKVDDALTLLRFSKKRASVMVEKVVRSAVANATEQDVAPKRNALVVSAAWVDEGPTIKRFQPKDRGKAYSIKKRTSHLVVEVDAKE is encoded by the coding sequence ATGGCGTTCACAGCCAAACATCGGTATGCCCGCATCAGCCCCCGCAAGGCCCGGCTGTTGATGGACCTGATCCGCGGTCGCAAGGTCGACGACGCATTGACGCTTCTGCGTTTCAGCAAGAAGCGTGCGAGCGTGATGGTCGAGAAGGTCGTCCGCTCCGCCGTCGCCAACGCGACCGAGCAGGACGTCGCCCCGAAGCGGAACGCGCTGGTCGTGTCCGCCGCCTGGGTGGACGAGGGCCCGACGATCAAGCGGTTTCAACCGAAGGATCGCGGCAAAGCGTATTCGATCAAGAAGCGCACGAGCCACCTGGTCGTCGAGGTGGACGCAAAGGAATAG
- the rpsC gene encoding 30S ribosomal protein S3 translates to MGQKVNPTGFRVGITEDWKSKWYAPKAAYGNFLVEDFKVRNYIDNKLNRRPPFAGISEILIERTREEVTVTLKTARPGLVIGPKGAEVDKLREELEDMIHRKVAPIKVIEVKNPDLNAQLVAEAIAEQLKKRASFRRVLKMRIESSKQAGAKGIKIQISGRLGGAEIARTEKVTSGSVPLTTLQADVNYGYAIALTTFGTIGVKVWIFRGMYGDSNQVLETDVRPGGPMRRGRR, encoded by the coding sequence ATGGGTCAAAAGGTCAATCCAACCGGCTTCCGCGTCGGCATCACCGAAGACTGGAAGAGCAAGTGGTACGCCCCCAAGGCGGCCTACGGCAACTTCCTCGTTGAGGACTTCAAGGTCCGCAACTACATCGACAACAAGCTGAACCGGCGTCCGCCGTTCGCCGGGATCAGTGAGATCCTGATCGAGCGCACCCGCGAAGAGGTGACGGTCACGCTGAAGACCGCCCGTCCGGGCCTGGTCATCGGACCGAAGGGTGCTGAAGTCGACAAGCTCCGCGAAGAGCTCGAAGACATGATCCACCGTAAGGTGGCCCCGATCAAGGTCATCGAGGTTAAGAACCCGGACCTCAACGCCCAGCTGGTCGCCGAGGCGATCGCCGAGCAGTTGAAGAAGCGTGCCAGCTTCCGTCGCGTCCTGAAGATGCGCATCGAAAGCAGCAAGCAGGCCGGTGCCAAGGGCATCAAGATCCAGATCAGTGGTCGGCTCGGCGGGGCGGAAATCGCCCGTACTGAGAAGGTCACCAGCGGATCGGTTCCCCTGACCACGCTGCAGGCCGACGTGAACTACGGCTACGCGATCGCCCTGACGACATTCGGAACCATCGGCGTGAAGGTCTGGATCTTCCGCGGGATGTACGGCGACTCGAACCAGGTCTTGGAGACCGACGTTCGACCGGGTGGCCCGATGCGTCGCGGCCGTCGGTAA
- the rplP gene encoding 50S ribosomal protein L16, translating into MAMMPKRVKFRKSQRGKMTGVATRGNTVAFGEYGLQALKPAWITARQIEAGRVACMHFLRREGRLYIRVFPHKPVSSKPLEVRMGSGKGEPEFWCAVVKPGTILFEIQGVEEKIAKQALARVAIKMPIATRFVTRKHAIG; encoded by the coding sequence ATGGCAATGATGCCCAAGCGGGTGAAGTTCCGCAAAAGCCAGCGTGGCAAGATGACGGGTGTCGCCACCCGCGGTAACACGGTCGCGTTCGGCGAGTACGGTCTGCAGGCGCTCAAGCCCGCATGGATCACCGCCCGCCAGATCGAAGCCGGTCGTGTGGCGTGCATGCACTTTCTGCGTCGCGAAGGCCGGTTGTACATCCGCGTCTTCCCGCACAAGCCCGTGTCCAGCAAGCCGCTCGAAGTTCGTATGGGCAGCGGTAAGGGCGAACCGGAGTTCTGGTGCGCCGTGGTGAAGCCCGGCACCATCCTGTTCGAGATCCAGGGCGTCGAAGAGAAGATCGCGAAGCAGGCGCTGGCCCGCGTGGCGATCAAGATGCCGATCGCGACCCGGTTTGTGACCCGCAAGCACGCAATCGGCTGA
- the rpmC gene encoding 50S ribosomal protein L29, translated as MKIKDIREKSEEALKAELAERQKHLFDLRSQAVTEKLEDPSQLGKTRKDIARLKTVIHQRKLEKAKKA; from the coding sequence ATGAAGATCAAAGACATCCGCGAAAAAAGTGAAGAGGCCCTCAAGGCCGAACTGGCCGAAAGGCAGAAGCACCTGTTCGATCTCCGCAGCCAGGCGGTCACGGAGAAGCTGGAAGACCCGAGCCAGTTGGGCAAGACCCGCAAGGACATTGCCCGGCTGAAGACCGTCATCCACCAGCGCAAGCTCGAGAAGGCCAAGAAGGCGTAA
- the rpsQ gene encoding 30S ribosomal protein S17, producing MRTVIGLVASDKGDKTIKVVVNYQTRHEKYGKYLKRRTVYHAHDEANEAREGDRVEIAECRPMSKTKHHRLVRVVEKAPAEKLVQVSAEEVMTGKAPEAR from the coding sequence ATGCGCACGGTCATCGGGTTGGTCGCCTCCGACAAGGGCGACAAGACGATCAAGGTCGTCGTCAATTACCAGACCCGTCATGAGAAGTACGGAAAGTACCTGAAGCGTCGGACGGTGTATCACGCCCATGACGAAGCGAATGAGGCCCGCGAAGGCGATCGCGTCGAGATCGCCGAGTGCCGCCCGATGAGCAAGACCAAGCATCACCGCCTGGTTCGCGTCGTCGAGAAGGCCCCGGCCGAGAAACTGGTACAGGTGTCGGCGGAAGAAGTGATGACCGGCAAGGCTCCGGAAGCGCGATGA
- the rplN gene encoding 50S ribosomal protein L14 yields the protein MIQQQSYLDIADNTGAKQAMCIKVLGGSSSRGKFKRRVAGVGDVIICAVKKVLPGGDVKNGSIIRCVIVRTKQVTRRVDGSYVRFDNNAAVTISKEGDPVGTRIFGAVARELRDKNMMKIVSLATEVV from the coding sequence ATGATTCAACAGCAATCCTATCTCGATATCGCCGACAACACCGGTGCCAAGCAGGCGATGTGCATCAAGGTGCTCGGCGGCAGCTCTTCGAGGGGCAAGTTCAAGCGTCGTGTTGCCGGCGTCGGCGACGTGATCATCTGTGCCGTCAAGAAGGTGCTGCCCGGCGGCGACGTGAAGAACGGCTCGATCATCCGCTGCGTCATCGTCCGCACGAAGCAGGTCACCCGTCGCGTCGACGGTAGCTATGTCCGCTTCGACAACAACGCGGCCGTCACGATCAGCAAGGAAGGCGATCCCGTCGGTACCCGTATCTTCGGTGCCGTCGCCCGAGAGCTTCGCGACAAGAACATGATGAAGATCGTTTCGCTGGCCACCGAAGTGGTTTGA
- the rplX gene encoding 50S ribosomal protein L24 has protein sequence MSSRIKKGDNVIVITGADKGKTGKVLKVMSDDGKVLVEGINRVWKHVRPSQRYPQGGRIQKDAPIQLSNVQVVDPTTGKGTRIRFETRNGVKHRIAVKSGTDLGADGKVSTKAEKAEA, from the coding sequence ATGTCTAGCAGAATCAAAAAAGGCGACAACGTGATCGTCATCACCGGTGCCGACAAGGGCAAAACCGGCAAGGTGCTCAAGGTCATGTCGGACGACGGCAAGGTGCTGGTCGAAGGCATCAACCGCGTGTGGAAGCACGTTCGCCCGTCGCAGCGTTACCCGCAGGGTGGCCGCATCCAGAAGGATGCCCCGATCCAGCTGAGCAACGTCCAGGTCGTCGATCCGACGACTGGCAAGGGAACTCGGATCCGTTTCGAGACGCGTAACGGCGTCAAGCACCGGATCGCCGTCAAGAGCGGCACCGACCTGGGTGCCGACGGCAAGGTCAGCACCAAGGCGGAGAAGGCCGAAGCCTGA
- the rplE gene encoding 50S ribosomal protein L5: MKYRQEIVPALQAKLGVKNIYAVPKLEKIVISMGVGRFATEGGEGKAKMEKVEKELSVIAGQKPLRCKAKKSVANYKVREGQETGLKVTLRGTRMYEFLDRMITLAFPRVKDFRGVNPNGFDKDGNYNFGFTEQTVFPEVDGATVTFQQGMNVTMVTSAKKAEDGRELLKQFGFPFRTDEKDKAMG; the protein is encoded by the coding sequence ATCAAGTATCGCCAGGAGATCGTCCCCGCGTTGCAGGCCAAGCTGGGCGTCAAGAACATCTATGCCGTTCCGAAGCTCGAGAAGATCGTGATCTCGATGGGCGTCGGCCGCTTCGCCACCGAAGGTGGCGAGGGCAAGGCGAAGATGGAAAAGGTCGAGAAAGAGTTGAGCGTCATCGCCGGCCAGAAGCCGCTGCGTTGCAAGGCCAAGAAGTCGGTCGCCAACTATAAGGTTCGCGAAGGTCAGGAGACCGGCCTGAAGGTCACCCTCCGCGGCACCCGGATGTACGAGTTCCTCGACCGCATGATCACCCTGGCGTTCCCCCGCGTGAAGGACTTTCGCGGCGTGAACCCCAACGGATTCGACAAGGACGGCAACTACAACTTCGGTTTCACCGAACAGACGGTGTTCCCGGAAGTCGACGGTGCTACCGTTACCTTCCAGCAGGGCATGAATGTCACCATGGTGACGTCGGCCAAGAAGGCCGAGGACGGCCGTGAACTGCTCAAGCAGTTCGGGTTCCCGTTCCGCACGGATGAGAAGGATAAGGCGATGGGCTGA